The Radiobacillus deserti genomic interval TACACTTACCATTCCATCCACTATTTCTGCTTCTGAAAAGGACTTACTTGCACGGCTTGTACAAGCTGAAGCAGTAGGAGAGCCTTATGCAGGAAAAGTTGCAGTGGCTACAGTTGTACTAAACCGTGTGGACAACTCTAAATTCCCAAATAATATTAAAGATGTTATTTACGAAAAATCTGCTGGGTACTATGCTTTTACACCAGTGAAAAATGGTCAAATTAACCAGCCTGCTTCTGTATCTGCAAAGAAGGCTGTTTCGGAGGCACTTGCATTTAGAGGTATGGGAAGTGGATCCTTATACTTTTATAATCCGAAAACTGCACAAAGTGCATGGATAAAATCAAGACCTGTTACTATTAAAATAGGAAATCACACATTTACTAGATAACAAAAGGAGAGCTAATGCTCTCCTTTTTCTGTATGCTTTTATCCGCGCTTCATTGGCCAGGATCCTTGAAGCTTTCGGAGTAACACAATCTGTCCTGTATGATAAGCATCGTGCATCATCCATTCAGATAAGTCTTTATATACAGGTAGGACTTGTAGTTCTTCCTCTGTCAGTTCGTCTAGCATTTTTTCAATTTCATTGGCGATGCGATGCGTCCTTTTTAATGTATCTGACCATCCTGAAGTGTCTTCTGCGTGTCCGGGATCACCAAACGTATCTTCATTTGGTAGGTTGGACACATACGATTTTCCATTTAGTCCGAGCAGTATTCGTTCATTCCAATAGTTCATATGATTGACCATTTGCCAGATTGTGTTACCGCCTTGGGGTGGTTTCCAAGCAGCATCTGTAGCACCCAATCCTTCTAAAGAAAGAGAAAGTGGTACAAACCAACCTTCCTTATTCCAACTATACATACGTTGTTTTTTATAAATTTCAAGAGATGATATCATAATTTTAACCCCCTTAACAATAAAAACACCACCAACTAGAAGGAAAGAGTTAAATGGAGAGGTGGTACTTTTTCCTCATTATACCTAAATACTGAAAAAGAGGATGATATTTTGCTTGAAATGTAAAAAGCGCACTCTTTTTAGAATGCGCTTCAATCTCTGATTATCCTAATGCCACATCTAAAATCATCATAATCGTGAATCCAAACATTAGACTCATCGAGGCTAGATCACTATTTCCTTTTTCTTGTGATCCAGGTATAACTTCTTCCGCTACAACAAAAATCATAGCACCAGCAGCAAAGCTAAGTGCATAAGGGAGTAACGGCTGTACAAAAGTGACAGCAAGAACCCCGATTATAGCAGCTATTGGCTCTACCATTCCGGAGAATTGACCATACATAAAGCTACGGCGTCTGGACATCCCATCTCTTCGAAGTGGAAGGGATACCGCAACTCCTTCTGGGAAGTTTTGTATTCCTATTCCAATTCCAAGTGCAATCGCTCCTGTTAATGATGCAGAATCAAAGCCGGCGGCTACTGCTCCGAAAGCAACTCCGATAGCGAGTCCTTCAGGTATATTGTGAAGCGTAATTGCTAATACGAGTAGTGTACTTCTACGTTTTTGTGAGTTATGAATCCCTTCCGCTTTGGAAGTTGGTGTATTGGGGTGTAAGTGGGGAAGAATCTTATCAATTCCCCACAGAAACATACCACCGAGCAAAAAGCCTACTGCAGCAGGTATCCAAGCTGGATACCCATTTCCTTCGGCCATATCCAACGCTGGAGAAAGTAGGGACCAGAAGCTTGCAGCAATCATTACACCGCCAGCGAATCCCAACATACCATCCAATAATTTTTGATTAAATCCTTTCGTTGCGAACACAATTGCTGCTCCGAGTGCTGTCATTCCCCAAGTAAATAACGTTACAATAAGTGCTTGCCATAATGGAGATAGTTCAAGGAATTCGTTCATAAGGTGTATCTCCCTTCCCATCAATCTTCCTATTTTTTATAAAGACGCAGTTTTAGCCTATGCAATTTATTAGAAAATGTTTCCTATAGGCAAATAGTTTATACCTAGTGAAATAATTGGTCAATTAATTGTACTTATGGTGCAAATAAAAAATCCCTTATGACAAAAATCATAAGGGATTTTTATTACCTATATCTAGCTACTCATTTCTGGTTCTGTTCTTTGTTTTGCTTCTTTCCTTGCAATTAGGAACTTTCGAATATTCAGCACGATGGTTTTTACCGTAGCATAGGTCGGAACAGCTAAAATCATTCCAAGCACACCGGCCAAATTACCCGCAGCGAGTAATAAGATAATAATTGTTGCTGGATGCGTGTCGAGACTTTTGCCTAGGATAAGAGGGGAAAGGAAATTCCCTTCTATTTGTTGTGCTACAACTAATATGATTAACACAAATAATGCTTTTGTCGGTGAATCAAACAATGCAACAATCACTGCTGGAGCACCACCGATTAGTGGTCCAATGTAAGGGATAATATTAGTAAAGGCAACGGTAACGGCTAATACAAATGCATATGGCAGATCGATAATGAGGTATCCGATTAAGGATAAAATTCCCACAAAGAGACCAACCGTAACTTGACCTTGAATATATGCAGAAAGCGTTCTGCTCGTTTCTTTTAAAATCGTAAGTCCTTCTTCTCTATAGGAATCAGGAATAAACTTAGCAACTGCGTTTGGAAATTTGTGACCATCCTTGAACATATAAAATAGAAGTAGTGGGACTGTTGCAATAATGATGGCGATATTGGTTACGATGCTCAGCACGTTTTGAAAGCTTCCAGTTATGATCTCGGGTAGCGTGTTTGCAAAATCGACGAGCTTTTGTTGAGCGTTCGCAATTAAGTCTTCCTGCTCATCCAGGAACTCTTGAAATGTTTCAGATTGAGATAAATTTTCAAAATAATCAAATGCACTTCTGGCGTAACCAGGTAAATCGTTCGCTAGTGCTGAAAACTGCTTGGTAATGGTTGGCACGAAGTTTCCGATTAAAAGAGCTATCAATCCAATAGACAGGAGGTATAGGACGATAATTGCCAACACCCGGGGGAGCTTTATCCGTTTTTGAATAAAATTAACAATTGGATTGAGTAATAAATATAAAAAGGTAGTAATTAGTATAGGGAAAAAGAGAGTAGTGATAAATATCCCTATAGGTTGAAATAAAAACGATAGCTTTGTCGCTACAAATAGAACCGTTAAAATTAGTAGAATTTGAATAGTCCAGTACTGAAATCTTTTTTTGTCCATTGACGATACCTCTTTTACAATTTATTCCGCTTGAGGTTGATTATATCAAACATGTTTAGGAACGAACAATAAAACTCCTGTTTCCTATCTATTAATAGAATAGAAAGGTGACTTATTAGCCACCTTTTTTCCCGCACAGGGACAATTAGTGGCTATAAAAACTTCGTCCCTCCAATGCTTCTATTCATGGACATTCTTTTTCAGATGTAGCATTTTTTGAACCCCTAGAAAAAACTTTTT includes:
- a CDS encoding AI-2E family transporter, which produces MDKKRFQYWTIQILLILTVLFVATKLSFLFQPIGIFITTLFFPILITTFLYLLLNPIVNFIQKRIKLPRVLAIIVLYLLSIGLIALLIGNFVPTITKQFSALANDLPGYARSAFDYFENLSQSETFQEFLDEQEDLIANAQQKLVDFANTLPEIITGSFQNVLSIVTNIAIIIATVPLLLFYMFKDGHKFPNAVAKFIPDSYREEGLTILKETSRTLSAYIQGQVTVGLFVGILSLIGYLIIDLPYAFVLAVTVAFTNIIPYIGPLIGGAPAVIVALFDSPTKALFVLIILVVAQQIEGNFLSPLILGKSLDTHPATIIILLLAAGNLAGVLGMILAVPTYATVKTIVLNIRKFLIARKEAKQRTEPEMSS
- a CDS encoding DinB family protein encodes the protein MISSLEIYKKQRMYSWNKEGWFVPLSLSLEGLGATDAAWKPPQGGNTIWQMVNHMNYWNERILLGLNGKSYVSNLPNEDTFGDPGHAEDTSGWSDTLKRTHRIANEIEKMLDELTEEELQVLPVYKDLSEWMMHDAYHTGQIVLLRKLQGSWPMKRG
- a CDS encoding ZIP family metal transporter; its protein translation is MNEFLELSPLWQALIVTLFTWGMTALGAAIVFATKGFNQKLLDGMLGFAGGVMIAASFWSLLSPALDMAEGNGYPAWIPAAVGFLLGGMFLWGIDKILPHLHPNTPTSKAEGIHNSQKRRSTLLVLAITLHNIPEGLAIGVAFGAVAAGFDSASLTGAIALGIGIGIQNFPEGVAVSLPLRRDGMSRRRSFMYGQFSGMVEPIAAIIGVLAVTFVQPLLPYALSFAAGAMIFVVAEEVIPGSQEKGNSDLASMSLMFGFTIMMILDVALG
- a CDS encoding cell wall hydrolase, whose translation is MKKILVGFVLSLSLLSFTSTSEAASSYTVQSGDTLWKIGMRYGVSVEDLQQLNNHYSSQLNIGDTLTIPSTISASEKDLLARLVQAEAVGEPYAGKVAVATVVLNRVDNSKFPNNIKDVIYEKSAGYYAFTPVKNGQINQPASVSAKKAVSEALAFRGMGSGSLYFYNPKTAQSAWIKSRPVTIKIGNHTFTR